ATCATACAAGGGATTCAAAGTTATTGAAGCACAAATTATCTAGCCCTACTCTTCTTCCTTCAAAGAAACATAGCCTGCCTCTTCTATTAACGCTTGCCCTTCATCAGATAAAATCCAATCAATGAGTGCCTTTACATTTCCCTTTGGTTCACCCGCTGTTACAATATAAAATTCCGAGGCAATCGGATAACTATTTGCTCGAATCGTTTCTTTCGTCGGTTCTACACCGTTAAGCTTTAATAATTTGATTTCGTTATTTTTCACCATTTCATTTGAATAATATCGGAATGTATAGCCAATCGCATTTTTATAGTTCTTGTACTGTGACACCTCATGAATGATCCCACCCATCCCGGTTGCTACGTCTTCACTTGGCGCTTCCATTAATGGTGTCTCGCCCATTAAACGCTCGAGTGCGGTTTGTGAGCCACTATCTGCTGGACGCTGGAAGGCACGAATTTTTTCATTGTCCCCACCAACTTCAGACCAATTTGTCAACTCGCCTGAATAAATGCCCTTTATTTGCTCTAGTGAAAGCTCATCAATGTCATTTTTACTATTCACAAAAAACACAAACGCTTCTCTGCCAATCGGTGTTAAATGAAACGCAACACCTTGATTTTTCGCGCGCTCAATTTGCTGATCAGATGGACCTGCTACAAAAATCATGTCTACGTTACCATAAATTAAATTATCATACGCACCATGTGTTTGATTGACCATCACTTCACTCGCATAGGGGTTATACGTTTTTTCTGGATATACGGCCTCTGCAACGGCAGCGTATAGCGGATACAGCGCAGTTGCCCCGTCCATGATTGGTAAGTTGTCTTGTAATTGTAGTGAAGCCGGCTGATCTAAACGCACGATATTACTCTCTTCCACAAACGGCTCATACTGGTAAATATTTACTTCCGCGCTTACCGTTGACACTCGGCTATCAATCCATTTC
The sequence above is a segment of the Solibacillus sp. FSL H8-0523 genome. Coding sequences within it:
- a CDS encoding PstS family phosphate ABC transporter substrate-binding protein, encoding MIVEKSCGGKIALAIFTLIPIGFFSFIAFFMISLSGGMHYLPLLVAVVVSFYIGFVLQLFGFFVQQKRRVQLYWGIVAIVVIAASIQPMMKWIDSRVSTVSAEVNIYQYEPFVEESNIVRLDQPASLQLQDNLPIMDGATALYPLYAAVAEAVYPEKTYNPYASEVMVNQTHGAYDNLIYGNVDMIFVAGPSDQQIERAKNQGVAFHLTPIGREAFVFFVNSKNDIDELSLEQIKGIYSGELTNWSEVGGDNEKIRAFQRPADSGSQTALERLMGETPLMEAPSEDVATGMGGIIHEVSQYKNYKNAIGYTFRYYSNEMVKNNEIKLLKLNGVEPTKETIRANSYPIASEFYIVTAGEPKGNVKALIDWILSDEGQALIEEAGYVSLKEEE